TGCACACATACTCATGAAAGTAAATGTGAAGTAAAAAAAGCTGTAGCTGAGCATTTACTACCAACATTCATTTATAATGATTATGTAAAAGTGTATGAAGAATTAAAGCAAAATAGAAAGAATAAATATTAAGATGAAAAAGTATATTATCGCTCCTTCAGTATTATCAGCTAATTTTATGGATCTAAAAAATGAATTAGAATTATGTAAAAAAAATAATATAAATTGAATTCATTATGATGTTATGGATTTTGATTTTGTTCCAAATTTAACTTTTGGTTCTAAAATTCTACACGATATTAAAAAAAATATTGATATTAATGTTGATGTGCATTTTATGGTTAGTGTTAAAACAAAACAATTTGAAGACTTTTTTTTAGATTATATAAAAGCAAAACCAGAAATGATGACAATGCATATTGAATCATTAAAAGATGATAATACAATCAATAAATTTATTAATTTATGTAAACAAAATAATATTTTAGCTTCTTTAGCTATTTCACCAAAAACTGATGTTAGTTTAATTTATCCTTATTTAGATAAATTAGATAATGTCTTAGTTATGAGCGTTGAACCAGGGTTTGGTGGTCAAAAATTCATTTCATCTAGTTTAGAAAAAATTCAAATTTTAGATCAATTAAGAAATACAAAAAATTATAAATACACTATTGAAGTTGATGGTGGAATTAATGAACAAACTTCAGTTTTAGTAAAACAAGCTGGAGTTGATATGATAGTAGCTGGTAGTTATTTATTTGGTAGCGATGATTTTACAAAAAGAGCAAAAGGATTATTTGATGAACTATAAAACTATTTTAATTGTTACAGCAAAAACTAATTTAAACCTTGAAATTTTTAACAACGATTCAACTTATGTTATTGGAGTTGAAAGAGGTTGTTTGGATCTAATTAGTAGAAATATGAAAATTGATTATGCAATTGGAGATTTTGACAAAGTAACAGATCAAGAATTAGAACTAATTAAATCAAAAATAAAAAACGTTGAAATTTGAAGTCCTGAAAAAGATTATTTTGATGGTGAATTAGCTATTTTAAAAGGTTTAGAAGCTAGTAAAGATGCTAAAATTATTTTTATAGCTAATGCTACAAAAAGATATGATAAAAATTACTCTATCTTTCATTTTATTTTTAAATACGATCTTACTTTTATTAATGATGATTCGATTTTATTTAGATTTGATAAAGGAACAAATATTTTAAAATTTGAAGATTATCAAGATTATACTTATGTTAGTTTTATTGCAAAAGATAATACAAAAATCACAATTAAAGACCTTAAATATGAGTGTGAAAATTTAAGTTTATCTGCATATAGTAATTCTTGTTTATCTAATGCTTTTTTACCTTATAAAGATGGAATTATTTGATCTAATAATCCAATAATCTGCATATTAACAAAATAATTATTTACATTGCCTCACTAGAGGCATTTTCTAACTTTATAGTTTTTTTATAATGTTAAAATATTATATAGTTATCAAGGAGATATATGAAAAAACAATTAAATCCTAAATATGATCATCTTCAAGTTGAAAAAGACAAATATCAATATTGGTTAGATAAAAATTTATTTAAAGCTGATATTAATTCTAATAAACCTAAATTTTCTATTATTTTACCTCCACCAAATGTTACTGGTAAATTACATATAGGACATGCATGAGATACTAGTTTACAAGATGCTATTATTAGATTTAAAAAATTAACTGGATATGATACTTTGTTTTTACCTGGTATGGATCATTCTGGAATTAGTACTCAAGTAAAAGTTGAAGCTAAATTAAAACAACAAGGTATAGATAAAAATAAACTAGGTAGAGAAAAATTTTTATTAGAAGCTTGAAAATGAAAAGAAGAATATGCAAACATTATTAGAAAACAATGAGCTAAATTAGGTTTAAGTTTAGATTATTCAACTGAAAAATTTACTCTAGATGAAGATATTAATCAAATTGTTAAAGAAATATTTGTAAAGTTTTATAATGATCAAATAATTTATAAAGACAAACAAATAGTTAATTGAGATCCAGAACAAAAAACTGCTATTTCTAATGTTGAAGTAATTTATAAAGAAACTCAAAGTAAAATGTATTATTTTAAATACATGCTAGAAGATTCTAATGAGTATTTAACAGTTGCTACAACTCGTCCTGAAACTATGTTTGCTGATCAATGTTTAGTTGTTAATCCAAATGATTCTAGATATCAAAAATATATTAATAAAAAAGTAATCAATCCAGTTAATAAACAAGTTATTCCAATTATAAGTGATGAATATGTTGATATTGAGTTTGGAACTGGAGTTATGAAATGTACTCCTGCTCATGATTTAAATGACTATCATTTAGCAATTAAACATAATTTAAAAATGCCAATTTGTTTAAATATTGATGGTTCAGTTAATCATTTAGGTGGAAAATATCAAGGTTTAGATAGATTTGTTGCTAGAAAAGAAATCATTAAAAATGCAATTGATGAAGATTTGTTTGTAAAAGAAGAAGATATTATTAATCAAGTTGGATTTAGTGAAAGATCAAATGCTATTGTCGAACCATATTTATCTGATCAGTGATTTGTTAAAATGGATAAATTTAAAAATATGGTAATTGATTTACAAAATTCAGATAATAAAATTAATTTTTATCCAAATAGATTTAGTGATGTTTTAAATAGATGAATGACTGATGCTCATGATTGATGTATTAGTAGACAATTATGATGAGGTCATCAAATTCCTTGTTGATATCACAAAAAAACTAATGAAATGTATGTTGGAATTAATCCACCAAGTGATATAGAAAATTGGACTCAAGATCAAGATGTTTTAGATACTTGATTTTCATCAGGATTATGAGCTTTTTCAACACTTTTAAATAATAAAGGCTTAGAAAGTGAATATTTTAAAAATTATTTTCCAACTAGTGTTTTAGTTACAGGATATGATATTATTTTCTTTTGAGTAGCTAGAATGATTTTTCAAACTTTAGAATATACAAAACAAATTCCATTTAAAGATGTTTTAATTCATGGGCTTGTAAGAGATGAATTAAATAGAAAAATGTCTAAATCTTTAGGTAATGGAATAGATCCTATGGATGTTATTAATAATAATGGTTGTGATTCGTTAAGATTATTTTTATTAACTAATTCAACTCCAGGTCAAGACATTAGATATTCAAATGAAAAAATTTTAGCTAGTTGAAACTTTATAAATAAATTATGAAATGCAAGTAGATATGTGTTTTTAAATTTAGATGAAGATTTTAAATTTGATCAAAACTTTTATAAAACTGATTTAGAAATAACTAATCAGTGAATTTTAACAGAACTAAGTAAAACACAAGCTTATGTTTATAAAAAAATGAACAAATATGAGTTTAGTTTAGCTGGAAATCATCTTTGAGATTTTGTATGAAATAAATATTGTTCTTGATATATTGAATTTAGTAAAGTTAATTTAAATAATGATAAATTTAATCATCAAACTAAACAAACTTTATTTTATGTATTAAAAGAAATTTTAATTATGCTTCATCCTTTAATACCATTTGTAAGTGAAGAAATTTATTTAAATATGATGTTAAAAGAATCTATTCTTTTAGAACAATGAACTAATTTAAATTCTAATTATGATACAAGTTTTATTGATGATGTTATTAAAATGATTACAAGTATTAGAGAATTTAGAAATACTAAAAATATTAAAAATGACGTTTGTTTATCAGTAAATATTTCAAATACTAATCAAAATCATACAAAATTGTTTAAAAAACATTTTGATCAAATCTATAGTTTTTTAATTAATTTTTGTAATACTAAATTAGTTGATGAAGCTATTAAAAATAAGACTAGTTTATCAATTGATGAATATTTTATTGAAATTGCAAATGATTCATTTATTAATAAAAATGAACTAATAAAAGAATTAGAACAAAAACAAAATCATTTAAATAATGAAATAACTAGAAGCCAAAAAATCTTAAATAACCAAGAATTTATAAAAAAAGCAAAACCTAAAAAAATTCAATCAGAAAAAATAAAATATCAAAATTATTTAGATCAATTACAAGCAATTAAAGACAAATTAAAAGAATTAAAAAATGATTAAAAATCTCTTTTAAAAGAGATTTTTTTATTATGTATTCTAAAGTTGATGATTTTAGCTATTTTCTATAATAACAAGTATCTAAGATATAATTAAATTAGTTAGGAAATATTATGAAATATAGTTTTATAACAAACAAATATGAAGAATCAAGTGATATTGTAGATGAATTATTAAACATATTAAAAAACACTGATTTTAAAAAAGATCAAAATAATCCTGATATTTGTTTTGTAATTGGTGGGGATGGTACTTTTTTACATGCTGTTCATAAATATCAATCTATTTTAGATAAATTGATTTTTATTCCAATTAAATTTGGGGGAATTGGATTTTATACTAATAAAAACAGAGTTGATGATTTAAAAAAAATTGATTTAAATAAAATTATTGAACAACCAAATATTACTGAATTAGGACTAATTGAAGTTAATTATGATGATCAAAAAGTTTATGCAATTAATGAAATAAAAATTACTAACCAAGTAAGACCATTAAATTTAGATATTTATATTAATAATGAATTTTTAGAACAATTTAAAGGAACTGGTTTAGTTTTTTCAACACCAAGCGGATCTACTGGATTTATGAAATCAGCAAATGGAGCTATTATTTATCCTGTAGTTTCACTTTTTGAAATGCAAGAATTAATGCCAATATCAACAAATAAATTCAGGACTTTAAACGCTCCGATTATTTTTTCAGATAATGAACATATCACTTTAAAATTAGAAGATTTGAACAATGTCACTTTAAGTGCTGATACTTATGAATATCAATTTAAAAATAAAGAACTTTTAATTAAATTAAGTAGAAAAAAAATTAAGTTATTAAATTTAAATAAAGATAAATTCAATAAAATAAAAATTTTAAGAGATATTTTTGTTTTAAATGACAAAACAAAAAATTAAATAGGAGAAAAATGAAACCATTAGTTGTTATTACTGGAGCAAGTTCTGGAATCGGATTAGCTTGTGCAAAATATTTTTCAAATAAAGGTTATCCTTTATTAATACTTGCAAGAAGAAAAGAAATATTAGATAATTTAAATTTGCCAAACACAATCACAGCAAAAGTTGATGTTAGAGATTTTAATCAATTAAATGATGCAGTTAAAAAAGCAGAAAATATTTATGGTCCAGTTGATTTATTAATTAATAATGCTGGAATTATGCCAATGGATCAATATGTTGATCAAAGTTTAGAAGATAAATATAATACTTTAGATGTCAATATTAAAGGTGTTATTAATGGAATGGATGCTGTTTTAAAAAGTATGTTAAAACAAAATCGCGGAACAATAGTTAATATTTCAAGTGTTGCTGGAAGATATACTTATGCTGATCATTCTATTTATAATGGATCAAAATTTGCTATTAATGCAATTACAGAACAAGTTAGAAGAGAATTAAGTGATACTAATATTAGATTTAGTTTAATTGAACCTGCAATTGTTGATACTAATTTATTATCAACAACTAAAAATCAAAAAATTTTAGATAGTTATATAGCAAGAAAAAATAGTTTAAATGGTGGTTTAAAACCAGAACAACTAGCTGAAGTTATTTATTATATTTACTCATTACCTCAAGATGTAGTAATTCCTGAATTAATGATTTCTCATACTAATCAAAAAGTTTAGACTTAATTTATAACTAGAAAAATATTTTAAATAAATTTAAATATATATTATTAGATTTATAATATATATTAGTTTTTTAATTGCTTTTAGATATTTAAAATAATAATAATTGAAAGGACAATATAATGCCAGATATTAAATTTACTGCTCTGGGCGGTCAAGATGAAAGAGGAAAAAATCTATATGTTTTAGAAATAGATAATGATTTTTTTATTCTTGATGCTGGAGTTAAATATCCTGAAAAAGATATTTTAGGAATTGATACAGTGATTCCTAAATTTGACTATATTAAACAAAATAAAAAAAAGATAAAAGGAATTTTTTTAACAAATCCTAGTGCTTATAATATGGGAGCAGTTCCGTATTTATTAAAAGAAATTGAAGCTCCAATTTATTGTAATGAAATTACAGAATTGATTGCAAAAATTAAATTTCAAAAATTAAGACTAAAAAATAAAGATCACATTTTAAAAGTAGTTCATGATAAAGATATTTTAAAAATTGGAAACACTAAAGTTGAGATTTTTAGAACAACTTCATCTTCACCACAATCATTTGGATATGTTTTTCATACTGAATTAGGTTCAATTGTTTATGCTGGTGATTATATAATTGATGGAAAAGAACAATCTTATTTTTCAACTGATTATACTCATTTATCTCAAATTGCAAAAAATGGGGTTTTAGCTTTAATTAGTGATGCTGAATTCGCTTCAAGAAAAGACTTTACAGTTCCAAACCATAAAATAGATAAATATATTCTTGCTCCATTTAAAGAAAAAAAGACAAAAATTATTGTTGCTATTTTTGAAGAAGACATTCATAAGTTAAGTCAAATATGTATGGCTGCAAAAGAAAATAATAGAAAAATTGCAGTTTATGGAAGAACAATGGATGCTGTTTTAAGATCTAATTTAATTCATGAAAATCTAGTTATAAAACCAGAAGATTTGATGTCAATTCAAGAATATGTAAACTCAGATAATGGGGTTTTAATTATTTCAGGAACAGGTGATGATCTTTATTCAAAACTAGCAAAAATTGCTACTTCAAATGATAGTTTAGTTGAGTTTACTGAAAAAGATTTAATTATTTTAACAAATACTCCAGTTGCTGGTGTTGAAAAACGTCATGCACAAATTTTAGATGAGCTCGCAAGAACTGATGCTAGATTATTAGCTTTAAGTGATAAAAATATTTGATCTATGAGAGCAAGTTATGAAGATATTAAAATGTTAACTTCTATATTAAATCCAAAATATTTTATTCCGGTTAAAGCTTTATATAAAGATTTTTTAAATGCTGAAAAAGCAGCTATTGAAGCTGGAGTTAATAATCAAAATATCGGAATTATTGATAATGGTGAAATTTTAAAACTATCAAAAAATCATTTAGCAATATCAGAACATAGTGCTGAACATGGAAATGTGTATGTTGATGGTTCTGGAATTGGAGATGTTGGATCAATAGTTTTAAATGAAAGAAAACAATTAGCTACTGATGGAGTAATTATAGTTGGAGCAACTATTGATAGTAGAAATAAAGAATTAATTTCTCTAATTGATACACAAATGCGTGGAGTATTATATATTCAAGAAGATAATCCTATTTTTAAAATTTTACAAAGAGAAATCACTAATTTAATACTAGAAGGACAAGCTTTATACAAAAAAGAACCAAAAAAATATGATTTAAATGAAATCAAAAAAGACATAACATCTAAAATTAAACAATTAATCAAACAAGAATCAGGAAAAACTCCTATTGTTTTAGTAATTATTAATGAATCTGATGGTAAGGCTTATGTTCCTAGAAACAATAAAAAAAGATATAACAATAATAACAAAAGCACTAAATCTAAAAAAGATAAATCATAATCTGGTTTATCTTTTTTTATAAAAATGAAATTATATTTTAAGTAAAAAAAATTATAGATATGTCAGTTATATAATTAAATTGGATTATAAAATTGGTACAAAATTATGAATGATGAAAAGAAAATGTCGTTAAAAGAATTCATTTGAATGGGTTTTAACTACACAGTTGGTGTTGGATTTATAGGTAATTTGGCAATATTTTCTAATATTGTTGATAGTAAAGGTAATATTAATGTTCAATCTACAGGATTGCATATTTTTTGAATATTTGGATTATTAGGATTTATAGCTTCAATTTGTGCATTAGCATTTGCTAAACTTTCAACTATTCATAAATCTGATAATAATGGTGGGACTTATTTATATGCAAGAACTGCTTTTGGAAGATTTACTGGATTAATGGTTGCATTTATTCAATATGTAATGTTGCCATTTATTATTGCATATCAAATTTGAGGACTTTTAAAAACTTTTTTATTAACTGATTTATCAGGATTAGATTGATGATTTGATAAAATTCCAAGTCTTGGTAATTGAAGTTCATTAGTT
This genomic window from Mycoplasma mycoides subsp. capri contains:
- a CDS encoding diacylglycerol kinase catalytic domain-containing protein, encoding MKYSFITNKYEESSDIVDELLNILKNTDFKKDQNNPDICFVIGGDGTFLHAVHKYQSILDKLIFIPIKFGGIGFYTNKNRVDDLKKIDLNKIIEQPNITELGLIEVNYDDQKVYAINEIKITNQVRPLNLDIYINNEFLEQFKGTGLVFSTPSGSTGFMKSANGAIIYPVVSLFEMQELMPISTNKFRTLNAPIIFSDNEHITLKLEDLNNVTLSADTYEYQFKNKELLIKLSRKKIKLLNLNKDKFNKIKILRDIFVLNDKTKN
- the rpe gene encoding ribulose-phosphate 3-epimerase, whose translation is MKKYIIAPSVLSANFMDLKNELELCKKNNINWIHYDVMDFDFVPNLTFGSKILHDIKKNIDINVDVHFMVSVKTKQFEDFFLDYIKAKPEMMTMHIESLKDDNTINKFINLCKQNNILASLAISPKTDVSLIYPYLDKLDNVLVMSVEPGFGGQKFISSSLEKIQILDQLRNTKNYKYTIEVDGGINEQTSVLVKQAGVDMIVAGSYLFGSDDFTKRAKGLFDEL
- a CDS encoding thiamine diphosphokinase, which translates into the protein MNYKTILIVTAKTNLNLEIFNNDSTYVIGVERGCLDLISRNMKIDYAIGDFDKVTDQELELIKSKIKNVEIWSPEKDYFDGELAILKGLEASKDAKIIFIANATKRYDKNYSIFHFIFKYDLTFINDDSILFRFDKGTNILKFEDYQDYTYVSFIAKDNTKITIKDLKYECENLSLSAYSNSCLSNAFLPYKDGIIWSNNPIICILTK
- a CDS encoding ribonuclease J, which translates into the protein MPDIKFTALGGQDERGKNLYVLEIDNDFFILDAGVKYPEKDILGIDTVIPKFDYIKQNKKKIKGIFLTNPSAYNMGAVPYLLKEIEAPIYCNEITELIAKIKFQKLRLKNKDHILKVVHDKDILKIGNTKVEIFRTTSSSPQSFGYVFHTELGSIVYAGDYIIDGKEQSYFSTDYTHLSQIAKNGVLALISDAEFASRKDFTVPNHKIDKYILAPFKEKKTKIIVAIFEEDIHKLSQICMAAKENNRKIAVYGRTMDAVLRSNLIHENLVIKPEDLMSIQEYVNSDNGVLIISGTGDDLYSKLAKIATSNDSLVEFTEKDLIILTNTPVAGVEKRHAQILDELARTDARLLALSDKNIWSMRASYEDIKMLTSILNPKYFIPVKALYKDFLNAEKAAIEAGVNNQNIGIIDNGEILKLSKNHLAISEHSAEHGNVYVDGSGIGDVGSIVLNERKQLATDGVIIVGATIDSRNKELISLIDTQMRGVLYIQEDNPIFKILQREITNLILEGQALYKKEPKKYDLNEIKKDITSKIKQLIKQESGKTPIVLVIINESDGKAYVPRNNKKRYNNNNKSTKSKKDKS
- a CDS encoding valine--tRNA ligase — protein: MKKQLNPKYDHLQVEKDKYQYWLDKNLFKADINSNKPKFSIILPPPNVTGKLHIGHAWDTSLQDAIIRFKKLTGYDTLFLPGMDHSGISTQVKVEAKLKQQGIDKNKLGREKFLLEAWKWKEEYANIIRKQWAKLGLSLDYSTEKFTLDEDINQIVKEIFVKFYNDQIIYKDKQIVNWDPEQKTAISNVEVIYKETQSKMYYFKYMLEDSNEYLTVATTRPETMFADQCLVVNPNDSRYQKYINKKVINPVNKQVIPIISDEYVDIEFGTGVMKCTPAHDLNDYHLAIKHNLKMPICLNIDGSVNHLGGKYQGLDRFVARKEIIKNAIDEDLFVKEEDIINQVGFSERSNAIVEPYLSDQWFVKMDKFKNMVIDLQNSDNKINFYPNRFSDVLNRWMTDAHDWCISRQLWWGHQIPCWYHKKTNEMYVGINPPSDIENWTQDQDVLDTWFSSGLWAFSTLLNNKGLESEYFKNYFPTSVLVTGYDIIFFWVARMIFQTLEYTKQIPFKDVLIHGLVRDELNRKMSKSLGNGIDPMDVINNNGCDSLRLFLLTNSTPGQDIRYSNEKILASWNFINKLWNASRYVFLNLDEDFKFDQNFYKTDLEITNQWILTELSKTQAYVYKKMNKYEFSLAGNHLWDFVWNKYCSWYIEFSKVNLNNDKFNHQTKQTLFYVLKEILIMLHPLIPFVSEEIYLNMMLKESILLEQWTNLNSNYDTSFIDDVIKMITSIREFRNTKNIKNDVCLSVNISNTNQNHTKLFKKHFDQIYSFLINFCNTKLVDEAIKNKTSLSIDEYFIEIANDSFINKNELIKELEQKQNHLNNEITRSQKILNNQEFIKKAKPKKIQSEKIKYQNYLDQLQAIKDKLKELKND
- a CDS encoding SDR family oxidoreductase — protein: MKPLVVITGASSGIGLACAKYFSNKGYPLLILARRKEILDNLNLPNTITAKVDVRDFNQLNDAVKKAENIYGPVDLLINNAGIMPMDQYVDQSLEDKYNTLDVNIKGVINGMDAVLKSMLKQNRGTIVNISSVAGRYTYADHSIYNGSKFAINAITEQVRRELSDTNIRFSLIEPAIVDTNLLSTTKNQKILDSYIARKNSLNGGLKPEQLAEVIYYIYSLPQDVVIPELMISHTNQKV